The following coding sequences lie in one Syngnathus scovelli strain Florida chromosome 1, RoL_Ssco_1.2, whole genome shotgun sequence genomic window:
- the pcdh18b gene encoding protocadherin-18b isoform X1, whose translation MGAKGNMLPSAQLKVFILIAVLNSVSCKTLKYQIYEEQRVGTVIARLKDDVAEVLSKRPSSVSFRFCALQRGSTAFLSVREADGEISIGSKIDREKLCEKNLNCSIEFDVVTLPTEYLQLFQVAVQVLDINDNSPHFSRAIVPIEISESASVGTRIPLDGALDADVGDNSLHTYFLSPNNFFKIDIKTRTDGAKYAELVMMRDLDREVQSSYQLQLTASDNGVPPKSGSTLLKISIADSNDNSPAFEESAYVINLLENDPLGTLLIDLNATDPDEGTNGKIVYSFSSHISPKILEMFNINPENGHITLIKKVDYESTSSYELDVQAQDLGPNSIPGLCKIVVKVVDVNDHKPEININLMTPGKEEVAYISEGAPVDTFIALVRIDDSDTGLNGEVVCRLHGQGHFRLQKTYEKNYMILTNISLDREKRSKYSLTVIAEDRGSPSLSTIKHFTVQVLDENDNPPRFEKYRYEVFESENNSPGAYLMTVVASDADLGTNGQVTYAIIDAQVQGSSISTYVTIDPSNGAIYALRTFDHEDVSHITFTIQASDGGNPSLSANTTVLLTVLDENDNPPIIHAPSLQNHTAELSVWKYASPGELITALKVTDSDSGANGEVSCSIVSGNEEDLFMMDAGRCELRTNASLEQVARYVMEVRLVVEDRGTNQLTAGALLKITLQENMDLHPPLFPTGSSHTSHDLSHIIVSLVAVCALLLIVLVKFAITRCTQEKKDPKHNYNCRVAENSYYQKKPTRHIHKADITLVPNVNGILPVQSHPHSPSASPMPERGTRGSRQSHHIRQSLNSLVTISSNHMPENFTLDLTHTTPPVEQVSQLLSMLHQGHYQPRPSFRGNKYIRSYRYALNEMDKFSLKDSGRGDSDAGDSDYEPGRDSPLDRLLAMRLCTEECRILGHSDQCWMPPHASPASSSSDYQSNLYIAGEKVCQSTDQSLEKTLQPCIENGSGRNQNFSTFGKHPRRESTGEEEVEDDGGDETRDEDLGGTSSFLSEMSSVLQRLLPQGLDSYIQVKENQKGTSLSGIGVPMTGSLDRRRSHLPSKANPSVHQQDVAAWAANTHFQNPGSGIIPSGHHQGGSYPTLKPSTKLSSQSNIHNNSQALKNSLQNSNNPKSHSSALLTARVSPTIMQPSQAPVLIPVGLSGPSSKWLPAMEEIPENYEEDDFETVLSHRHGKRTDSHQELVDASELVAEINKLLQDVRQS comes from the exons ATGGGTGCCAAAGGTAATATGCTCCCTTCTGCTCAACTCAAAGTATTTATTTTGATCGCGGTTTTGAACTCGGTCAGCTGCAAGACTTTAAAATATCAAATTTATGAAGAACAACGAGTGGGGACTGTGATCGCGCGCCTAAAGGATGATGTTGCTGAAGTTTTATCCAAACGACCAAGCTCCGTGTCCTTTCGCTTCTGTGCCCTGCAGCGGGGGAGCACGGCGTTCCTGTCTGTGCGAGAGGCAGACGGAGAGATCAGCATTGGCTCCAAAATCGACCGTGAGAAGCTATGTGAGAAAAATCTGAACTGTTCAATTGAATTTGACGTGGTTACACTGCCGACGGAATATCTGCAGCTATTCCAAGTGGCAGTGCAAGTGTTGGACATAAACGATAATTCCCCGCATTTCTCCCGTGCCATCGTCCCCATTGAGATCTCCGAAAGCGCGTCTGTGGGGACGCGGATCCCGCTGGACGGCGCCTTGGATGCAGACGTTGGGGATAATTCGCTGCACACCTACTTCCTCAGTCCCAACAACTTTTTTAAAATAGACATCAAGACCAGGACAGATGGGGCTAAGTACGCCGAGCTGGTGATGATGCGAGATTTGGACAGGGAAGTGCAGTCCAGCTACCAGTTGCAGCTCACTGCTTCCGATAATGGTGTACCCCCTAAATCTGGTTCCACATTGCTGAAAATTAGCATCGCTGATTCTAATGACAACAGTCCAGCATTCGAAGAGTCGGCATATGTTATTAATTTGCTGGAAAATGATCCTCTTGGGACTCTTCTTATTGATTTAAATGCTACAGATCCAGACGAGGGTACTAATGGAAAAATTGTGTACTCTTTCAGCAGTCACATCTCACCAAAAATCTTAGAAATGTTTAATATAAATCCAGAGAACGGACACATTACACTTATTAAAAAGGTGGACTACGAATCGACTTCGTCCTATGAGCTTGATGTTCAGGCTCAGGATTTGGGCCCAAACTCCATTCCGGGGctttgcaaaattgttgtgaaagtGGTGGATGTAAATGATCATAAACCAGAGATAAACATTAACTTGATGACTCCAGGCAAAGAGGAGGTGGCTTACATTTCAGAGGGTGCACCTGTTGACACCTTCATTGCTTTGGTGCGTATTGATGACAGTGACACAGGGCTGAATGGTGAAGTGGTGTGCAGGCTTCATGGCCAAGGTCACTTCAGACTCCAGAAAACATATGAAAAGAACTACATGATCCTTACCAATATTTCATTAGACAGAGAAAAAAGGTCCAAGTATAGCCTCACAGTCATAGCGGAGGACCGAGGCTCCCCAAGCCTCTCCACGATCAAACATTTTACTGTTCAGGtgctggatgaaaatgacaatcCTCCTCGTTTTGAGAAGTATCGCTATGAGGTCTTCGAATCTGAGAACAACTCTCCCGGAGCATACCTGATGACAGTGGTGGCCTCGGATGCAGATCTAGGCACCAATGGCCAGGTTACATATGCCATAATTGATGCTCAGGTGCAGGGAAGCTCAATTTCTACATATGTAACCATTGATCCATCAAATGGTGCCATTTACGCCCTgaggacctttgaccatgaagaTGTCAGTCATATTACTTTCACCATCCAGGCAAGTGATGGTGGAAATCCTTCACTTTCAGCCAATACCACCGTCCTTCTTACAGttttggatgaaaatgacaatcCACCCATCATCCACGCACCCTCCCTCCAGAATCACACTGCTGAACTTTCAGTGTGGAAGTATGCATCTCCTGGTGAGTTGATCACAGCGCTTAAAGTCACAGACAGCGATTCTGGTGCCAATGGAGAGGTGAGTTGCTCCATTGTCAGTGGAAATGAAGAAGATCTGTTTATGATGGATGCTGGGCGATGTGAGCTCAGGACCAATGCGAGCTTAGAACAAGTGGCAAGGTACGTGATGGAGGTCAGGCTTGTAGTAGAGGATAGAGGTACCAATCAACTCACCGCTGGGGCCCTCCTCAAAATTACTCTGCAGGAAAATATGGACCTCCACCCCCCTCTCTTTCCCACTGGCTCCAGCCACACCTCGCATGATCTCTCTCACATCATCGTATCTCTCGTGGCAGTTTGCGCTCTGCTGCTTATTGTATTGGTGAAGTTTGCAATAACTCGTTGCACCCAAGAAAAGAAAGACCCAAAGCACAACTACAATTGTCGTGTGGCAGAAAACAGCTACTATCAGAAGAAGCCAACAAGGCACATACACAAGGCAGATATTACCCTGGTCCCAAATGTGAATGGAATTCTTCCTGTCCAGTCCCACCCACACTCCCCGTCAGCCTCGCCCATGCCTGAGAGGGGCACGCGAGGTAGCAGGCAGAGCCATCACATCCGCCAGTCACTTAACAGTCTTGTCACCATTTCCTCTAACCACATGCCAGAGAATTTCACCTTGGATTTGACCCACACAACACCTCCTGTTGAG CAAGTTTCACAGCTTCTGTCCATGCTCCATCAGGGCCACTACCAGCCACGGCCAAGTTTCAGAGGCAACAAATACATCAGGAGCTACAG aTATGCCCTGAATGAGATGGATAAATTCAGTCTCAAAGATAGTGGTCGTGGGGACAGTGATGCAGGCGACAGCGACTACGAGCCTGGCAGGGACTCGCCTTTGGATAGACTCCTAG cTATGAGGCTCTGCACTGAGGAATGTCGCATACTAGGACATTCAGATCAGTGCTGGATGCCCCCACATGCGTCCCCAGCATCATCCTCCTCTGACTACCAAAGCAATCTCTACATTGCAGGAGAGAAAGTCTGCCAATCCACTGACCAGTCCCTGGAAAAGACTCTTCAACCGTGCATCGAAAATGGATCTGGCCGAAACCAAAACTTCTCTACATTTGGAAAACATCCGCGCAGAGAGAGCACTGGGGAAGAAGAAGTTGAAGATGATGGTGGGGATGAGACCAGAGATGAAGACCTTGGTGGAACTTCATCGTTCCTTTCGGAAATGAGCAGTGTTCTCCAGCGCCTGCTTCCCCAGGGTTTAGATTCATATATCCAAGTGAAAGAGAACCAGAAGGGGACTAGCCTCAGTGGTATTGGCGTACCAATGACTGGATCTTTAGATCGGAGGAGGAGTCATCTTCCAAGCAAGGCCAACCCCTCTGTCCACCAACAGGATGTGGCAGCCTGGGCTGCCAATACTCATTTCCAGAATCCAGGAAGTGGCATTATTCCATCTGGTCACCATCAGGGAGGCAGCTACCCCACTCTGAAACCCAGCACCAAGCTCAGCAGTCAGAGCAACATTCACAATAACTCACAGGCACTAAAAAACAGCCTGCAGAATAGCAACAACCCCAAATCACACAGCAGCGCCTTGCTCACAGCAAGAGTCAGCCCCACTATAATGCAACCTTCTCAGGCTCCTGTGCTAATACCGGTGGGCCTTTCTGGCCCATCATCCAAGTGGCTTCCTGCTATGGAGGAAATTCCAGAAAACTATGAAGAGGACGATTTTGAGACTGTACTGAGCCACCGACACGGAAAACGCACTGACAGCCACCAGGAGCTTGTGGATGCCAGTGAGTTGGTGGCTGAGATAAATAAACTTCTCCAGGATGTCCGACAGAGCTAG
- the pcdh18b gene encoding protocadherin-18b isoform X2, with translation MGAKGNMLPSAQLKVFILIAVLNSVSCKTLKYQIYEEQRVGTVIARLKDDVAEVLSKRPSSVSFRFCALQRGSTAFLSVREADGEISIGSKIDREKLCEKNLNCSIEFDVVTLPTEYLQLFQVAVQVLDINDNSPHFSRAIVPIEISESASVGTRIPLDGALDADVGDNSLHTYFLSPNNFFKIDIKTRTDGAKYAELVMMRDLDREVQSSYQLQLTASDNGVPPKSGSTLLKISIADSNDNSPAFEESAYVINLLENDPLGTLLIDLNATDPDEGTNGKIVYSFSSHISPKILEMFNINPENGHITLIKKVDYESTSSYELDVQAQDLGPNSIPGLCKIVVKVVDVNDHKPEININLMTPGKEEVAYISEGAPVDTFIALVRIDDSDTGLNGEVVCRLHGQGHFRLQKTYEKNYMILTNISLDREKRSKYSLTVIAEDRGSPSLSTIKHFTVQVLDENDNPPRFEKYRYEVFESENNSPGAYLMTVVASDADLGTNGQVTYAIIDAQVQGSSISTYVTIDPSNGAIYALRTFDHEDVSHITFTIQASDGGNPSLSANTTVLLTVLDENDNPPIIHAPSLQNHTAELSVWKYASPGELITALKVTDSDSGANGEVSCSIVSGNEEDLFMMDAGRCELRTNASLEQVARYVMEVRLVVEDRGTNQLTAGALLKITLQENMDLHPPLFPTGSSHTSHDLSHIIVSLVAVCALLLIVLVKFAITRCTQEKKDPKHNYNCRVAENSYYQKKPTRHIHKADITLVPNVNGILPVQSHPHSPSASPMPERGTRGSRQSHHIRQSLNSLVTISSNHMPENFTLDLTHTTPPVEGHYQPRPSFRGNKYIRSYRYALNEMDKFSLKDSGRGDSDAGDSDYEPGRDSPLDRLLAMRLCTEECRILGHSDQCWMPPHASPASSSSDYQSNLYIAGEKVCQSTDQSLEKTLQPCIENGSGRNQNFSTFGKHPRRESTGEEEVEDDGGDETRDEDLGGTSSFLSEMSSVLQRLLPQGLDSYIQVKENQKGTSLSGIGVPMTGSLDRRRSHLPSKANPSVHQQDVAAWAANTHFQNPGSGIIPSGHHQGGSYPTLKPSTKLSSQSNIHNNSQALKNSLQNSNNPKSHSSALLTARVSPTIMQPSQAPVLIPVGLSGPSSKWLPAMEEIPENYEEDDFETVLSHRHGKRTDSHQELVDASELVAEINKLLQDVRQS, from the exons ATGGGTGCCAAAGGTAATATGCTCCCTTCTGCTCAACTCAAAGTATTTATTTTGATCGCGGTTTTGAACTCGGTCAGCTGCAAGACTTTAAAATATCAAATTTATGAAGAACAACGAGTGGGGACTGTGATCGCGCGCCTAAAGGATGATGTTGCTGAAGTTTTATCCAAACGACCAAGCTCCGTGTCCTTTCGCTTCTGTGCCCTGCAGCGGGGGAGCACGGCGTTCCTGTCTGTGCGAGAGGCAGACGGAGAGATCAGCATTGGCTCCAAAATCGACCGTGAGAAGCTATGTGAGAAAAATCTGAACTGTTCAATTGAATTTGACGTGGTTACACTGCCGACGGAATATCTGCAGCTATTCCAAGTGGCAGTGCAAGTGTTGGACATAAACGATAATTCCCCGCATTTCTCCCGTGCCATCGTCCCCATTGAGATCTCCGAAAGCGCGTCTGTGGGGACGCGGATCCCGCTGGACGGCGCCTTGGATGCAGACGTTGGGGATAATTCGCTGCACACCTACTTCCTCAGTCCCAACAACTTTTTTAAAATAGACATCAAGACCAGGACAGATGGGGCTAAGTACGCCGAGCTGGTGATGATGCGAGATTTGGACAGGGAAGTGCAGTCCAGCTACCAGTTGCAGCTCACTGCTTCCGATAATGGTGTACCCCCTAAATCTGGTTCCACATTGCTGAAAATTAGCATCGCTGATTCTAATGACAACAGTCCAGCATTCGAAGAGTCGGCATATGTTATTAATTTGCTGGAAAATGATCCTCTTGGGACTCTTCTTATTGATTTAAATGCTACAGATCCAGACGAGGGTACTAATGGAAAAATTGTGTACTCTTTCAGCAGTCACATCTCACCAAAAATCTTAGAAATGTTTAATATAAATCCAGAGAACGGACACATTACACTTATTAAAAAGGTGGACTACGAATCGACTTCGTCCTATGAGCTTGATGTTCAGGCTCAGGATTTGGGCCCAAACTCCATTCCGGGGctttgcaaaattgttgtgaaagtGGTGGATGTAAATGATCATAAACCAGAGATAAACATTAACTTGATGACTCCAGGCAAAGAGGAGGTGGCTTACATTTCAGAGGGTGCACCTGTTGACACCTTCATTGCTTTGGTGCGTATTGATGACAGTGACACAGGGCTGAATGGTGAAGTGGTGTGCAGGCTTCATGGCCAAGGTCACTTCAGACTCCAGAAAACATATGAAAAGAACTACATGATCCTTACCAATATTTCATTAGACAGAGAAAAAAGGTCCAAGTATAGCCTCACAGTCATAGCGGAGGACCGAGGCTCCCCAAGCCTCTCCACGATCAAACATTTTACTGTTCAGGtgctggatgaaaatgacaatcCTCCTCGTTTTGAGAAGTATCGCTATGAGGTCTTCGAATCTGAGAACAACTCTCCCGGAGCATACCTGATGACAGTGGTGGCCTCGGATGCAGATCTAGGCACCAATGGCCAGGTTACATATGCCATAATTGATGCTCAGGTGCAGGGAAGCTCAATTTCTACATATGTAACCATTGATCCATCAAATGGTGCCATTTACGCCCTgaggacctttgaccatgaagaTGTCAGTCATATTACTTTCACCATCCAGGCAAGTGATGGTGGAAATCCTTCACTTTCAGCCAATACCACCGTCCTTCTTACAGttttggatgaaaatgacaatcCACCCATCATCCACGCACCCTCCCTCCAGAATCACACTGCTGAACTTTCAGTGTGGAAGTATGCATCTCCTGGTGAGTTGATCACAGCGCTTAAAGTCACAGACAGCGATTCTGGTGCCAATGGAGAGGTGAGTTGCTCCATTGTCAGTGGAAATGAAGAAGATCTGTTTATGATGGATGCTGGGCGATGTGAGCTCAGGACCAATGCGAGCTTAGAACAAGTGGCAAGGTACGTGATGGAGGTCAGGCTTGTAGTAGAGGATAGAGGTACCAATCAACTCACCGCTGGGGCCCTCCTCAAAATTACTCTGCAGGAAAATATGGACCTCCACCCCCCTCTCTTTCCCACTGGCTCCAGCCACACCTCGCATGATCTCTCTCACATCATCGTATCTCTCGTGGCAGTTTGCGCTCTGCTGCTTATTGTATTGGTGAAGTTTGCAATAACTCGTTGCACCCAAGAAAAGAAAGACCCAAAGCACAACTACAATTGTCGTGTGGCAGAAAACAGCTACTATCAGAAGAAGCCAACAAGGCACATACACAAGGCAGATATTACCCTGGTCCCAAATGTGAATGGAATTCTTCCTGTCCAGTCCCACCCACACTCCCCGTCAGCCTCGCCCATGCCTGAGAGGGGCACGCGAGGTAGCAGGCAGAGCCATCACATCCGCCAGTCACTTAACAGTCTTGTCACCATTTCCTCTAACCACATGCCAGAGAATTTCACCTTGGATTTGACCCACACAACACCTCCTGTTGAG GGCCACTACCAGCCACGGCCAAGTTTCAGAGGCAACAAATACATCAGGAGCTACAG aTATGCCCTGAATGAGATGGATAAATTCAGTCTCAAAGATAGTGGTCGTGGGGACAGTGATGCAGGCGACAGCGACTACGAGCCTGGCAGGGACTCGCCTTTGGATAGACTCCTAG cTATGAGGCTCTGCACTGAGGAATGTCGCATACTAGGACATTCAGATCAGTGCTGGATGCCCCCACATGCGTCCCCAGCATCATCCTCCTCTGACTACCAAAGCAATCTCTACATTGCAGGAGAGAAAGTCTGCCAATCCACTGACCAGTCCCTGGAAAAGACTCTTCAACCGTGCATCGAAAATGGATCTGGCCGAAACCAAAACTTCTCTACATTTGGAAAACATCCGCGCAGAGAGAGCACTGGGGAAGAAGAAGTTGAAGATGATGGTGGGGATGAGACCAGAGATGAAGACCTTGGTGGAACTTCATCGTTCCTTTCGGAAATGAGCAGTGTTCTCCAGCGCCTGCTTCCCCAGGGTTTAGATTCATATATCCAAGTGAAAGAGAACCAGAAGGGGACTAGCCTCAGTGGTATTGGCGTACCAATGACTGGATCTTTAGATCGGAGGAGGAGTCATCTTCCAAGCAAGGCCAACCCCTCTGTCCACCAACAGGATGTGGCAGCCTGGGCTGCCAATACTCATTTCCAGAATCCAGGAAGTGGCATTATTCCATCTGGTCACCATCAGGGAGGCAGCTACCCCACTCTGAAACCCAGCACCAAGCTCAGCAGTCAGAGCAACATTCACAATAACTCACAGGCACTAAAAAACAGCCTGCAGAATAGCAACAACCCCAAATCACACAGCAGCGCCTTGCTCACAGCAAGAGTCAGCCCCACTATAATGCAACCTTCTCAGGCTCCTGTGCTAATACCGGTGGGCCTTTCTGGCCCATCATCCAAGTGGCTTCCTGCTATGGAGGAAATTCCAGAAAACTATGAAGAGGACGATTTTGAGACTGTACTGAGCCACCGACACGGAAAACGCACTGACAGCCACCAGGAGCTTGTGGATGCCAGTGAGTTGGTGGCTGAGATAAATAAACTTCTCCAGGATGTCCGACAGAGCTAG